Proteins found in one Drosophila innubila isolate TH190305 chromosome X, UK_Dinn_1.0, whole genome shotgun sequence genomic segment:
- the LOC117794526 gene encoding AF4/FMR2 family member lilli, which yields MSAATQEFCVRWNSHLGSIGAAFPQLLAGQRFVDVTLACEGHQVHCHRLVLAACSTYFEAILAENPCKHPVIILPSEIKLWEIQALVDFMYKGEVNVTQAGLGQLLRCAEQLRIRGLYGSEAAINYKQLQQMRQELATQETTSSLKQEAQQQQQQQQQQQQQQQLDSTETDDTATNSTTSTTSTTALSAKQQQQQQLQQQLLLQQQQQQQKEQRQQRQQTNGKDALQLQLLQQQQLQQQQQQQQQQQQQQTNAGSSAAASNNSNAPTEDDSADDASNNWNAYSEHYEDNKLSVQLLQQQEQQQQQQQHQQQQQQQQQQQLQQLQHHLDSTIEDDHNYVAAHDEDNDSSGFVATGNASNMSVATGLSLSMDTDLDTSANTSGSSLLHSSIDGYTSYKRVRRSEASLAQAAKCVSKGETFQTVSNMFNIPVSTIRFYMARKGILPKRKRGRGASHAGSTITTTNSTGNATSAAAAAAAAAAATMAAATTLGSLSQVGAHHLPHHLPLDVIQLKRLTNAGAMGVGVGGSIGGIGGAGVGATSPTSATAAAAAAAMAAAVASSSPGLEVATAAGVPFHLLSDAAAFKLSEQQQQAHII from the coding sequence ATGAGTGCTGCCACACAAGAGTTCTGTGTGCGATGGAACAGTCATTTGGGCAGCATTGGTGCTGCCTTTCCACAGCTGTTGGCGGGTCAGAGATTCGTGGACGTGACCTTGGCCTGTGAAGGTCATCAGGTGCATTGCCATCGACTCGTTTTGGCCGCATGCTCCACATACTTTGAGGCCATTCTGGCCGAGAATCCATGCAAGCATCCAGTGATCATATTGCCCAGCGAAATCAAACTCTGGGAAATTCAAGCGTTAGTTGATTTCATGTACAAGGGCGAGGTGAACGTAACGCAGGCGGGATTAGGACAACTCTTGCGTTGTGCGGAACAATTGCGTATACGTGGTTTGTATGGATCGGAGGCGGCTATCAACTACaaacagttgcaacaaatgCGACAGGAGTTGGCAACACAGGAGACAACTTCGTCACTGAAACAAGaggcacaacagcagcagcagcagcaacaacagcagcagcaacaacaacaattggacAGCACAGAGACGGATGATACGGCCACCAATtcaacaacatccacaacaagCACAACGGCATTGTCcgccaagcaacaacaacagcagcagctgcagcaacaattgctgttgcagcaacaacaacagcagcagaaggaaCAACGCCAGCAACGACAGCAAACAAATGGCAAAGATgcgctgcagttgcaattgttgcaacaacaacagctgcagcagcaacaacagcagcagcagcaacaacaacaacaacaaacaaatgctGGCTCCTCGGCAGCAGCTTCCAACAATTCGAATGCGCCAACTGAGGATGATTCCGCCGATGATGCGAGCAACAATTGGAATGCCTATAGCGAGCATTATGAGGACAACAAACTCAGcgtgcaactgttgcaacaacaagaacaacaacaacaacagcagcaacaccagcagcagcagcagcaacaacaacaacaacagctgcaacagttgcaacatcATTTGGACTCCACCATCGAGGATGATCACAATTATGTGGCCGCCCATGATGAGGATAATGATAGCAGCGGTTTTGTGGCAACTGGAAATGCAAGCAACATGTCTGTGGCAACTGGTTTATCCTTGAGCATGGACACGGATTTGGATACAAGCGCCAACACATCGGGCTCATCGCTGTTGCACAGCTCTATCGATGGTTATACATCGTATAAACGGGTACGCCGATCGGAGGCATCGTTAGCGCAGGCGGCCAAGTGCGTATCCAAAGGTGAAACATTTCAAACGGTCAGCAATATGTTCAACATACCCGTCTCCACCATACGCTTCTATATGGCACGCAAGGGCATTTTGCCCAAGCGTAAGCGTGGACGTGGCGCCTCACATGCGGGCAGCACCATTACCACAACGAATTCAACGGGAAATGCCACctcggcggcagcggcagcggcggcagcagcagctgccacaatgGCAGCGGCCACAACGTTGGGCAGCTTATCGCAAGTTGGTGCACATCATTTGCCACATCATCTGCCACTCGATGTCATACAACTGAAGCGTCTTACAAATGCTGGAGCaatgggagtgggagtgggaggaTCAATTGGTGGCATTGGAGGTGCAGGTGTTGGTGCAACTAGTCCGACAtctgcaacagctgctgctgccgctgctgccatGGCGGCTGCTGTGGCATCATCATCACCCGGCTTAgaagttgcaactgctgccGGCGTACCCTTCCATCTGCTCAGCGATGCGGCCGCCTTCAAGCTGAgcgaacagcaacaacaggcgCACATAATCTAA